A stretch of the Halomonas sp. BDJS001 genome encodes the following:
- the potA gene encoding polyamine ABC transporter ATP-binding protein encodes MVTTSLSNEPSSASPITPSSSRPQGKTPRFAEDVVLEVKRLSKRFDDALAVDDVNLQVKRGEIFALLGGSGSGKSTLLRMLAGFETPSEGRIVLDGENITDIPPHKRPINMMFQSYALFPHMTVAQNIAFGLKQDKLPKADIDARVAQMLKLVHMERFAKRKPHQLSGGQRQRVALARSLAKRPKLLLLDEPMGALDKKLRTEMQLEVVEIIEQVGVTCIMVTHDQEEAMTMADRVAIMADGWIEQIGSPIDIYESPVSRMVAEFVGTVNLFEGEIIEDAADHCRIVAPALERPIYIDHGITTQAVDRRVWVALRPEKIWLTREKPTTEYNWAAGKVDDIAYLGGFSLYYVRTQSGQIIKVSMANTERRGDRPTWEDSVYVYWEDHSTIVLNR; translated from the coding sequence ATGGTCACTACGTCCCTATCGAACGAGCCTTCATCTGCTTCGCCAATCACGCCTTCTTCGTCGCGCCCCCAGGGTAAAACCCCGCGGTTTGCTGAAGATGTGGTGCTGGAAGTAAAGCGCTTAAGCAAGCGGTTTGATGATGCGCTGGCGGTGGATGATGTCAATTTGCAGGTTAAGCGTGGGGAAATTTTCGCCCTGTTGGGTGGTTCCGGGTCGGGTAAATCAACCCTGCTGCGAATGTTGGCGGGCTTTGAAACGCCTTCTGAGGGCCGCATTGTCTTAGACGGTGAAAATATCACCGATATCCCTCCTCACAAGCGGCCTATCAATATGATGTTCCAGTCCTATGCGCTATTCCCGCATATGACGGTGGCGCAGAATATTGCCTTTGGTTTAAAGCAGGACAAGCTGCCCAAAGCGGATATCGACGCGCGGGTCGCGCAGATGCTGAAGCTGGTGCATATGGAACGCTTTGCCAAACGCAAGCCCCATCAGCTTTCTGGCGGTCAGCGCCAGCGGGTGGCGCTGGCTCGCTCGCTGGCTAAGCGGCCCAAGCTGCTACTGCTGGATGAACCCATGGGCGCGCTGGATAAGAAGCTGCGCACTGAAATGCAGCTAGAAGTGGTGGAGATCATCGAACAGGTGGGCGTGACCTGCATTATGGTGACTCACGATCAGGAAGAGGCCATGACCATGGCTGACCGTGTGGCGATTATGGCCGATGGCTGGATCGAACAGATAGGCTCACCTATCGATATTTATGAAAGCCCGGTGAGCCGTATGGTGGCGGAGTTCGTCGGTACGGTGAACCTGTTTGAAGGTGAGATTATCGAAGACGCTGCCGACCACTGCCGCATCGTTGCTCCCGCACTTGAGCGCCCCATTTATATTGACCACGGTATTACCACTCAGGCGGTCGATCGGCGGGTTTGGGTCGCGCTGCGCCCTGAGAAGATTTGGCTTACCCGTGAAAAACCCACTACGGAGTACAACTGGGCGGCTGGCAAGGTGGATGATATTGCCTATTTAGGCGGTTTCTCACTCTACTACGTGCGCACCCAATCGGGTCAAATCATTAAAGTCAGTAT